In the Haloferula helveola genome, one interval contains:
- a CDS encoding phosphatidate cytidylyltransferase, with protein MTAEAPSTSKRAVFLRRTASTLGLWGLVAAGFWSRMAWAYVTVIGLLALLATIEYFRMLKAGGVKCFPRFGTLFAIVYSIGLYWLLVNGGPPEVVEMSGASVVSDKAIQSSETVITAVSSLPDWFDGAAVFLMIAGSFFLQLRYPIRGLEAMQAVASNLLGFVYLAFLFNFAARLLFAVPGPGEVPGAMVLLWLIAVTKFTDMGAYIVGSAIGRHKMIPHVSPGKTWQGFGGAIFFALLAGCGLYALFSEDMPSFATGLHVLGGWGAVIVLSIVIALLAVVGDLAESVVKRSLNAKDSGHMLPGIGGALDLIDSLCFTAPVLYFYLKWVTIG; from the coding sequence ATGACCGCCGAAGCACCATCCACCTCCAAGCGCGCCGTGTTCCTCCGCCGGACCGCGAGCACGCTCGGGTTGTGGGGATTGGTGGCAGCCGGTTTCTGGAGCCGGATGGCCTGGGCCTACGTGACCGTCATCGGCCTGCTCGCGCTGCTGGCGACGATCGAGTACTTCCGCATGCTGAAGGCAGGCGGGGTCAAGTGCTTCCCGCGTTTCGGTACGCTGTTCGCGATCGTCTATTCGATCGGACTCTACTGGTTGCTGGTGAACGGCGGGCCGCCGGAAGTGGTAGAGATGTCCGGGGCCTCGGTGGTTTCCGATAAGGCGATCCAGTCGTCGGAGACCGTGATTACGGCGGTGTCGAGCCTGCCCGACTGGTTCGATGGCGCGGCGGTTTTCCTGATGATCGCGGGCTCCTTCTTCCTCCAGCTGCGTTATCCGATCCGTGGCCTTGAAGCGATGCAGGCGGTGGCCAGCAACCTGCTCGGGTTTGTTTACCTGGCCTTCCTGTTCAATTTCGCCGCCCGCCTTCTGTTCGCGGTGCCGGGCCCGGGAGAAGTGCCGGGTGCGATGGTGCTGCTCTGGTTGATCGCGGTAACGAAGTTCACCGACATGGGCGCCTACATCGTCGGATCGGCGATCGGACGCCACAAGATGATCCCCCACGTGAGCCCCGGGAAGACCTGGCAGGGGTTCGGTGGCGCGATCTTCTTCGCCCTGTTGGCCGGCTGCGGTCTCTACGCCCTGTTCTCCGAAGACATGCCGAGCTTTGCCACGGGCCTCCACGTGCTGGGCGGTTGGGGTGCTGTGATCGTGCTGAGCATCGTGATCGCGCTGCTCGCCGTTGTCGGCGACCTTGCGGAGAGCGTCGTCAAGAGGAGCCTCAACGCCAAGGACTCCGGCCACATGCTGCCGGGCATCGGCGGCGCGCTCGACCTGATCGACTCGCTCTGCTTCACCGCGCCGGTCCTCTACTTCTATCTGAAATGGGTGACGATCGGGTGA
- a CDS encoding 1-deoxy-D-xylulose-5-phosphate reductoisomerase — MGDDRVRRKKVVLLGSTGSIGCSTLEVARQLPDRIELVGLAANSSVEKLAEQVRETGVRQVAISEASKEPELRALLPEDVKVHVGPEGMAELATLEDADMVLVAIVGTAGLQPALAAIEAGKDLAVASKEILVMAGEVVTAAAEKHGVRLLPVDSEHNAIFQCLDGHRGGESEVSRLILTASGGPFRRTPTGELKQVTVEQALKHPTWKMGRKITIDSATMFNKGLEMIEARWLFGIGMERIDVVVHPQSIVHSMVEFVDGSVLAQLSRTDMCFPIQYALTWPERVKGGLQPLDFGELAKLDFEEPRHDAFPSLGLARRAGLAGGTLPAVFNAANEVAVDAFVDRRIGFTDIWRVVEETMDAHQQGDAGSLEGLIAADAWARGRAEESVGAPGAAADAIRRHG; from the coding sequence ATGGGTGACGATCGGGTGAGGCGCAAGAAGGTCGTGCTGCTCGGGTCGACGGGGTCGATCGGGTGCTCGACGCTTGAGGTCGCCCGGCAATTGCCGGACCGGATCGAGCTGGTCGGACTGGCCGCCAACTCAAGTGTCGAAAAGCTCGCCGAGCAGGTGAGGGAGACCGGCGTCAGGCAGGTCGCGATTTCCGAGGCCTCGAAAGAGCCCGAGCTCCGCGCCCTGTTGCCGGAAGATGTGAAGGTCCACGTCGGACCGGAAGGGATGGCCGAGCTGGCGACGTTGGAGGATGCCGACATGGTGCTGGTCGCGATCGTTGGCACGGCGGGCTTGCAACCTGCCTTGGCGGCGATCGAGGCGGGCAAGGACCTGGCGGTCGCTTCCAAGGAAATCCTGGTGATGGCCGGCGAGGTGGTCACCGCCGCGGCGGAGAAGCACGGTGTGCGACTGCTTCCCGTCGACAGCGAGCACAACGCGATTTTCCAGTGCCTCGACGGCCACCGCGGTGGTGAGAGCGAGGTGTCCCGGCTGATCCTGACCGCCTCGGGCGGACCGTTCCGCCGGACGCCGACCGGGGAGCTGAAACAGGTAACCGTCGAGCAGGCGCTCAAGCATCCGACTTGGAAGATGGGCCGGAAGATCACCATCGACTCGGCGACGATGTTCAACAAGGGGCTTGAGATGATCGAGGCCCGCTGGCTTTTCGGCATCGGAATGGAGCGCATCGACGTGGTCGTGCATCCGCAGAGCATCGTCCACTCGATGGTCGAGTTCGTCGATGGCTCGGTGCTGGCCCAGCTCAGCCGCACCGACATGTGTTTTCCGATCCAGTACGCGCTGACCTGGCCGGAGCGGGTGAAAGGCGGTCTGCAGCCGTTGGACTTCGGTGAACTGGCCAAACTCGACTTCGAGGAACCTCGCCACGATGCCTTCCCCTCATTGGGGCTGGCGCGTCGGGCGGGGCTGGCGGGAGGCACGCTGCCGGCGGTGTTCAATGCCGCGAACGAGGTGGCGGTGGACGCGTTCGTCGACCGCCGGATCGGCTTCACGGACATCTGGCGGGTGGTTGAAGAGACGATGGACGCCCATCAGCAGGGCGACGCCGGTTCGCTTGAGGGCCTGATCGCTGCCGACGCCTGGGCCCGCGGGCGGGCGGAGGAGTCGGTCGGCGCTCCGGGTGCCGCTGCGGATGCAATCCGCCGCCACGGTTGA